A single genomic interval of Helianthus annuus cultivar XRQ/B chromosome 13, HanXRQr2.0-SUNRISE, whole genome shotgun sequence harbors:
- the LOC110932259 gene encoding uncharacterized protein LOC110932259: MKGVGKEMTKYLNDFQFGVGVSGGAEAILHSVNRVLSERHTDGSLAMLTVDFSNAFNQVDRSALLREVRMRCPSISLWVEFLYGQLARLYLGDGHIWSTTGVQQGDPLGPLLFALVLHPLVHQIRDKCKLLLHAWYLDDGTVIGGSEEVARVLDIIRVSGPNIGKFREGLFPKDIGRPLVGVKLLGGAVSRDASFISGLAKKRAAKAVDLMRLLPKLGDPQSELLLLRSCMGIAKLFFGLRTCQPVHVEDATMFFDKGLREAIEELVVCGGPFFGDLQWRLASLPIRFGGLGLYSAVEASSYAFVASRAQSWVLQDHILRDSGLCFGLSS, from the exons ATGAAGGGTGTTGGTAAAGAAATGACCAAGTACCTTAATGATTTTCAGTTTGGGGTCGGTGTGTCGGGTGGCGCTGAGGCCATTTTACACAGCGTCAATAGGGTTCTAAGTGAACGTCACACTGATGGGTCTCTTGCAATGCTTACGGTAGATTTTTCTAATGCTTTTAACCAGGTGGATAGATCAGCCTTACTTCGTGAGGTCAGGATGAGGTGCCCTTCTATTTCTTTGTGGGTGGAATTTCTATATGGGCAGCTAGCAAGATTGTATCTTGGAGATGGGCACATTTGGTCTACCACGGGAGTTCAGCAAGGGGACCCATTGGGACCACTTCTTTTCGCTCTTGTTTTGCACCCCCTTGTGCATCAGATTAGAGACAAATGCAAGCTTCTCCTTCATGCTTGGTATCTTGATGATGGGACTGTCATTGGAGGTTCAGAAGAGGTGGCTAGAGTGTTGGACATCATTAGGGTGTCGGGTCCAAACATTGG CAAGTTTCGTGAAGGGTTATTTCCTAAGGACATCGGGAGGCCATTAGTGGGGGTGAAGCTTCTTGGGGGAGCTGTTAGTAGAGACGCAAGCTTTATTAGTGGGTTGGcaaagaaaagagctgctaaggCAGTAGATTTGATGCGTCTTCTACCGAAATTAGGTGACCCGCAGAGTGAACTACTCTTGCTTCGATCCTGTATGGGCATTGCCAAACTTTTCTTTGGCTTGAGGACATGCCAACCTGTACACGTGGAAGATGCAACGATGTTCTTTGACAAAGGTTTGCGTGAGGCGATTGAGGAATTGGTGGTTTGTGGAGGTCCTTTCTTTGGAGACCTCCAGTGGCGACTTGCTTCTTTACCTATTAGGTTTGGAGGTTTGGGGTTGTATTCGGCTGTAGAGGCTTCATCCTATGCTTTTGTGGCCTCGAGGGCCCAATCGTGGGTGTTACAGGACCACATCTTAAGAGACAGTGGTTTGTGCTTTGGCTTGTCTTCGTGA
- the LOC110932260 gene encoding uncharacterized protein LOC110932260, whose amino-acid sequence MFHSGCTADGSLNNSKFNDPMPWIGIYVATASSICGIAMALDALHGFRYKKFWFPCKFFSMNATTLTVIAISIKFSVDLNAAMPRRQDQLAKVSSSAFICMVMGNLLPSLGTMEDTELLMNIIALGILVVTAIVNICIQMGTGVIFEFWIEHVLIMVLMVVLLSILCCLSLAIPTKKYFLDITYEKKLRKANLVCFTRRNVSAADRLRQDLGKYWMMAYTSSPQFVIGRSAPCSASGAFCLVNLLILAESIVRTRLMPWSFRFCSGDSDYRWSTTLVLMCQTAAVVVGTISPAFRWFMTINFRCPTLASRASEQEFVVERYWIKRMLLWQVQPLDLRICSRRGRRLIHGAKFHFFRFLIGMQKGLVFCCKAIRYVSIFFVSRFLRLRRFLKGDNAVHSEDAKNMNTELSRYVIYLEGEEVLVDLMMENNCDATDHWIKIGEKQQPKNLIKLLERSSCLSSFNGVHDFDSNKVPSLGCGEPPNCWALPIVTLTSIAVAIPNIDKQLKDQLISSVDEGLKYVKEIENYLEKAKELKYVLKAAEVAWSEVELSNKWSDIDLSKLAHQEHATGTTEIIKSLAEISKGKCMEFFNKDMVHVDEFLKDGPSRWPLGVLAANSMYRICETLMLTNHKETSERLFEKISHMICDVLLAALSNLQYVISRKCHESRIEEREKSIRSAVLLFGKTKKILEVIDKKRPQDSDHGKLIHIEDWHLVSKSMDPLCSMSSSTDEETAASSPSDFYISVE is encoded by the coding sequence ATGTTCCACAGTGGCTGCACGGCGGACGGCTCCCTGAACAACTCAAAATTCAATGATCCGATGCCATGGATCGGGATCTATGTAGCCACAGCATCATCAATCTGTGGCATAGCCATGGCCTTAGATGCACTCCATGGTTTTAGATACAAAAAGTTTTGGTTCCCTTGCAAGTTCTTCAGCATGAATGCCACAACTCTTACTGTCATAGCAATTTCAATTAAGTTTTCGGTTGATCTGAACGCAGCCATGCCTCGCCGCCAAGATCAGCTGGCGAAAGTCAGCAGCTCAGCCTTCATATGCATGGTTATGGGGAACTTGCTGCCTTCTTTAGGTACAATGGAAGATACTGAGCTTTTGATGAATATTATTGCTTTGGGTATTCTTGTTGTCACTGCAATTGTTAATATTTGTATTCAGATGGGTACTGGTGTCATCTTTGAGTTTTGGATTGAACATGTTTTGATTATGGTTTTGATGGTTGTTTTATTGTCAATCTTGTGTTGTTTGTCTTTGGCTATTCCTACCAAAAAGTATTTTTTGGATATAACATATGAGAAGAAGTTGAGAAAAGCAAACTTGGTGTGCTTTACTAGAAGGAATGTGTCTGCTGCCGATAGGTTGCGGCAGGATTTAGGGAAGTATTGGATGATGGCGTATACGTCGAGCCCTCAGTTTGTGATCGGGCGGTCTGCACCCTGCTCGGCTTCAGGGGCATTTTGTCTTGTAAACTTGTTGATCTTAGCTGAGTCTATAGTCAGAACCCGGCTCATGCCTTGGTCTTTCAGGTTTTGCTCAGGTGATTCGGACTACAGATGGTCAACCACTTTGGTCCTCATGTGTCAAACGGCTGCAGTGGTGGTGGGGACGATTTCACCGGCTTTTAGATGGTTTATGACCATCAATTTCAGGTGTCCAACGTTGGCCTCGCGGGCCAGTGAGCAAGAGTTTGTTGTTGAAAGGTATTGGATCAAACGGATGCTTTTATGGCAGGTGCAGCCTTTAGATTTAAGAATCTGTAGCCGGCGAGGAAGAAGACTAATTCATGGAGCAAAGTTTCATTTTTTCCGGTTTTTGATTGGGATGCAAAAAGGACTAGTCTTTTGTTGTAAGGCGATCAGATATGTTTCGATTTTCTTTGTGAGCAGGTTCTTGAGGTTAAGAAGGTTTTTAAAAGGCGATAATGCCGTGCATAGTGAAGATGCGAAGAATATGAATACGGAATTGAGTCGTTATGTGATTTATCTTGAAGGAGAAGAAGTGTTGGTGGATTTGATGATGGAAAACAATTGTGACGCTACAGATCACTGGATCAAGATTGGGGAGAAACAGCAGCCGAAAAATCTGATAAAACTTTTAGAACGATCGAGTTGTTTAAGTTCCTTCAATGGAGTACATGATTTTGACAGTAACAAAGTTCCATCTTTAGGTTGTGGAGAACCGCCAAATTGTTGGGCTCTACCTATTGTGACATTAACAAGCATAGCAGTTGCAATTCCGAATATAGACAAACAGTTAAAAGATCAACTGATAAGCAGTGTGGATGAAGGTCTCAAGTATGTAAAAGAGATAGAAAACTACCTGGAGAAGGCGAAAGAACTGAAATATGTATTGAAAGCAGCAGAAGTAGCTTGGTCAGAAGTGGAACTTTCTAACAAATGGTCAGATATTGATCTTTCAAAGCTCGCGCATCAAGAACACGCAACAGGAACTACTGAAATCATCAAATCGCTTGCAGAAATCTCAAAGGGAAAATGTATGGAATTTTTCAACAAGGATATGGTGCATGTGGATGAATTCTTAAAAGATGGCCCATCGCGATGGCCCTTGGGCGTATTGGCTGCAAATTCCATGTATAGGATATGTGAAACACTGATGTTAACAAACCACAAAGAAACCAGTGAGAGGTTATTTGAGAAGATATCTCACATGATTTGTGATGTATTACTCGCGGCATTGAGTAACCTGCAGTATGTTATTTCAAGAAAATGTCATGAAAGTAGGATAGAGGAGAGGGAGAAGAGTATTCGAAGCGCGGTTCTACTTTTTGggaaaaccaaaaagattttagaagTTATTGACAAGAAAAGACCTCAAGATTCAGATCATGGGAAACTTATACACATCGAAGACTGGCATCTAGTGAGCAAGAGTATGGATCCGTTGTGCTCTATGTCTTCATCGACCGATGAGGAAACAGCTGCGTCTAGCCCATCTGATTTTTATATCTCAGTAGAGTAA
- the LOC110930097 gene encoding probable xyloglucan endotransglucosylase/hydrolase protein 30, whose product MHVRIHTHSFQTLDQNMNHQHICFHRHRHRRRSQFSSPSPSPLLTSSSTVYHLLLFTLCITTTNHFFIDNNPIHTAMAFDLNTITFDQGYVPLFSDFNIDRSEDDTNVRLLLNRQSGSGIISSDYYNYGFFSAKIKLPTENTAGIVVAFYSSNVDVFPKRHDELDVEFLGNVRGKPWRFQTNVYGNGSTSRGREERYRLWFDPSKEFHRYSILWTRNKIIFYVDEIPIREVLRDENMGGDYPSKPMSSYATVWDASTWATGGGRHKVDYRFEPFTSEFQDLVLQGCPVDPTDAASTNCLDAIDELEASEFATITPRQRQAKKWFREKYMYYSYCYDRVRYPSPLPECLLISSEQELFKNNGRLKNPPRFHRYRHSRGGSQRQPNTTAAY is encoded by the exons ATGCATGTACGTATACATACACATTCATTCCAAACCCTAGATCAAAACATGAATCATCAACACATCTGTTTTCATCGTCACCGTCACCGTCGCCGGAGCCAGTTTTCTTCTCCGTCACCGTCACCATTGCTGACGTCATCCTCCACCGTCTATCACCTCCTCCTGTTCACCTTATGTATTACTACTACTAACCATTTCTTCATAGATAACAATCCTATACACACAGCGATGGCGTTTGATCTGAACACGATAACTTTCGATCAAGGCTATGTTCCTCTGTTCAGCGACTTTAACATCGATCGATCTGAAGACGATACGAACGTACGTCTCCTCCTCAATCGTCAATCCG GATCTGGTATTATATCATCCGATTATTACAATTATGGATTCTTCAGTGCCAAAATCAAATTGCCGACGGAGAATACAGCAGGCATTGTGGTGGCGTTTTAC AGTAGTAATGTGGATGTGTTTCCTAAAAGACATGATGAATTAGATGTGGAGTTTTTGGGGAATGTTAGAGGGAAACCGTGGAGGTTTCAGACGAATGTTTACGGTAACGGTAGCACTAGCCGTGGCCGGGAAGAGAGATACCGCTTGTGGTTTGATCCGAGTAAGGAGTTTCATCGGTACAGTATTCTTTGGACACGCAACAAGATCAT ATTCTACGTGGATGAAATCCCAATAAGGGAGGTTTTGCGAGACGAGAACATGGGAGGAGACTACCCATCAAAACCCATGTCTTCATACGCCACCGTATGGGACGCCTCAACATGGGCCACCGGTGGCGGCCGTCACAAAGTAGACTACCGCTTCGAACCCTTCACCTCCGAGTTCCAGGACCTTGTCCTCCAGGGCTGTCCAGTTGACCCCACCGATGCAGCCTCAACCAACTGCCTTGACGCCATAGACGAACTCGAAGCATCTGAATTTGCCACCATCACTCCACGACAGCGCCAAGCCAAGAAGTGGTTTAGAGAAAAATACATGTATTATAGCTACTGTTATGACAGAGTAAGATACCCTTCTCCGCTGCCGGAGTGCTTGTTAATCTCATCCGAACAAGAACTGTTCAAGAATAATGGGAGGCTAAAGAACCCCCCACGATTTCATCGGTATCGGCATTCCCGGGGAGGCTCACAGCGGCAACCCAATACGACAGCTGCATATTAG
- the LOC110930098 gene encoding syntaxin-22 produces the protein MSFQDLEAGRPLNTRRVGYTNGFKQQDPTQAIASGIFQINTAVNSFQRLVKTLGTPKDTHELREKLHKSRLHIGQLVKDTSEKLKQASETDHHAEVSVSKKITDAKLAKDFQAALKEFQKAQRLAAERETAYTPSVPQAVLPSSYAASEMDIGSDRSQEQRVLLMESRRQEVLLLDNEIAFNEAIIEERDQGIQEIQNQIGEVNEIFKDLAVLVHEQGAMIDDIGSNVENSHAATAQARSHLAQASKTQRANSSMTCLLLVIVAIVLCIVVIIVAV, from the exons ATGAGCTTTCAGGATCTGGAAGCGGGTCGTCCGTTGAATACAAGGCGGGTCGGATACACCAATGGATTCAAGCAACAAGATCCGACCCAAGCTATTGCGTCCGGGATATTTCAGATCAATACGGCTGTTAACTCGTTTCAACGGCTGGTTAAAACTCTTGGAACACCTAAAGATACCCATGAACTAAGGGAAAAACT GCATAAGTCAAGACTACATATTGGCCAACTGGTTAAAGATACTTCGGAAAAACTCAAGCAAGCGAGCGAAACAGATCATCATGCGGAAGTTAGC GTGAGCAAAAAGATTACGGATGCTAAACTTGCGAAAGATTTTCAAGCGGCTTTGAAAGAGTTTCAGAAGGCCCAGCGCCTTGCAGCTGAAAGGGAGACGGCTTACACTCCTTCTGTTCCTCAAGCTGTTCTTCCCTCAAG TTATGCAGCCAGTGAAATGGATATAGGCTCGGACAGAAGTCAAGAACAGCGTGTTCTTCTTATGGAATCTAGAAG GCAGGAGGTTTTGCTGTTGGACAATGAGATCGCGTTTAACGAGGCTATTATTGAAGAAAGAGATCAAGGGATTCAAGAAATCCAGAACCAAATAGGCGAGGTAAACGAGATTTTTAAGGATCTTGCTGTTTTGGTTCATGAGCAAGGAGCTATGATCG ATGATATTGGCTCCAACGTTGAGAATTCTCACGCTGCGACTGCACAGGCGAGATCTCATCTCGCGCAAGCATCAAAAACTCAAAGAGCAAACTCTTCCATG ACTTGCTTGCTTTTGGTGATAGTCGCGATTGTGCTTTGCATCGTGGTCATAATCGTTGCAGTTTGA